A window of Phyllobacterium sp. T1293 contains these coding sequences:
- a CDS encoding ATP-dependent Clp protease proteolytic subunit, translating to MRDPIETAMNLVPMVVEQTNRGERAYDIFSRLLKERIIFITGPIEDGMATLICAQLLFLESENPKKEINLYINSPGGVVTSGMAIYDTMQFIRPAVSTLCFGQAASMGSLLLTAGEKDMRFVLPNARIMLHQPSGGFQGQASDIERHAQDIIKMKRRLNEIYVKHTGRDYETIEKTLDRDHFMTAQESLEFGLIDKVLESRAIIEGDAK from the coding sequence ATGAGAGATCCAATCGAAACAGCAATGAACCTCGTACCCATGGTCGTCGAGCAGACCAACCGGGGCGAGCGGGCCTATGATATTTTCTCGCGCCTGCTGAAAGAACGCATCATTTTCATTACCGGCCCGATCGAGGACGGGATGGCGACGCTGATCTGCGCCCAGCTCCTGTTCCTTGAATCGGAAAATCCGAAGAAAGAAATCAATCTCTACATCAATTCACCCGGCGGCGTCGTCACATCTGGCATGGCGATCTATGACACCATGCAGTTCATCCGTCCTGCCGTATCGACCCTTTGCTTCGGTCAGGCTGCGTCGATGGGCTCGTTGCTGCTGACCGCCGGTGAAAAGGATATGCGCTTCGTTCTGCCGAACGCCCGCATCATGCTTCACCAGCCATCAGGCGGTTTCCAGGGTCAGGCTTCGGATATCGAGCGCCACGCCCAGGACATCATCAAAATGAAGCGCCGCCTCAACGAGATTTACGTCAAGCACACGGGCCGCGACTACGAGACAATCGAGAAGACTCTCGATCGTGATCACTTCATGACGGCACAGGAATCACTTGAGTTCGGATTGATCGACAAGGTGCTTGAATCCCGTGCGATCATCGAAGGCGACGCAAAGTAA